In 'Nostoc azollae' 0708, the following are encoded in one genomic region:
- the thiC gene encoding phosphomethylpyrimidine synthase produces MRTEWVAKRLGQGNVSQMHYARQGVITEEMHYVAKRENLPAELIREEVARGRMIIPANINHTNLEPMAIGIASKCKVNANIGASPNSSNLQEEVDKLNLAVKYGADTVMDLSTGGGNLDEIRTAIINASPVPIGTVPVYQALESVHGTIEHLTADDFLHIIEKHAQQGVDYQTIHAGILIEHLPLVRSRITGIVSRGGGILARWMLHHHKQNPLYTHFNDIIEIFKRYDVSFSLGDSLRPGCTHDASDEAQLAELKTLGNLTRKAWEDDVQVMVEGPGHVPMDQIEFNVRKQMEECLEAPFYVLGPLVTDIAPGYDHITSAIGAAMAGWYGTAMLCYVTPKEHLGLPNAEDVRNGLIAYKIAAHAADIARHRPGARDRDDELSKARYNFDWNRQFELSLDPERAKEYHDETLPADIYKTAEFCSMCGPKFCPMQTKVDADALTELEKFLAKEPVAQV; encoded by the coding sequence ATGCGTACAGAATGGGTAGCCAAGCGGCTTGGACAAGGCAATGTATCGCAAATGCACTACGCCCGTCAGGGTGTCATCACCGAAGAAATGCACTACGTAGCCAAGCGGGAAAATCTTCCTGCTGAACTGATCCGCGAAGAAGTGGCACGGGGAAGGATGATTATCCCTGCTAATATTAATCACACTAACTTAGAACCGATGGCGATCGGTATCGCTTCTAAATGTAAAGTAAATGCCAATATCGGCGCTTCTCCAAACTCTTCCAACCTGCAAGAAGAAGTCGATAAACTAAACTTAGCAGTAAAATATGGTGCAGATACCGTCATGGACTTGTCCACAGGAGGCGGTAATTTAGATGAAATTCGCACTGCAATTATCAACGCTTCACCTGTTCCCATTGGCACAGTTCCAGTTTACCAAGCGTTAGAAAGCGTTCACGGCACAATTGAACATCTCACCGCTGACGACTTTCTCCACATCATCGAAAAACACGCCCAGCAAGGGGTAGACTATCAAACCATCCACGCGGGAATTTTAATAGAACATTTACCCTTGGTCAGAAGCCGCATTACAGGTATTGTTTCTCGCGGTGGTGGAATTTTAGCGCGGTGGATGTTGCATCACCACAAACAGAACCCCCTGTATACCCATTTCAACGACATCATTGAGATTTTCAAAAGATATGATGTTTCCTTCAGTTTAGGCGACTCCTTGCGCCCTGGATGTACCCATGATGCCTCAGATGAAGCCCAGTTAGCAGAACTGAAAACCCTGGGAAATCTCACCCGCAAGGCTTGGGAAGATGATGTCCAAGTCATGGTAGAAGGTCCTGGTCACGTACCAATGGATCAAATTGAGTTCAACGTCCGCAAGCAAATGGAAGAGTGTTTAGAAGCACCATTCTATGTTCTTGGTCCTTTGGTAACAGATATTGCTCCTGGTTACGACCATATTACTTCAGCAATTGGGGCAGCAATGGCGGGATGGTATGGTACTGCAATGCTGTGTTACGTGACTCCCAAAGAACATTTAGGTTTACCTAACGCTGAAGACGTGCGAAATGGGTTAATTGCTTATAAAATTGCCGCTCATGCAGCGGATATTGCTAGACATCGGCCAGGTGCTAGAGATAGAGATGATGAACTTTCGAAAGCTCGATATAATTTTGATTGGAATCGTCAATTTGAGTTATCTTTAGACCCAGAAAGAGCGAAGGAATATCACGATGAAACTTTACCCGCAGATATCTATAAAACTGCTGAGTTCTGTTCTATGTGTGGACCGAAGTTCTGTCCAATGCAGACTAAGGTTGATGCTGATGCGTTGACTGAGTTGGAGAAGTTTTTAGCGAAAGAACCTGTAGCTCAAGTTTAA
- a CDS encoding rRNA large subunit pseudouridine synthase E — MTNDFKYIIFHKPYGVLSQFTQESPKHITLKDYIDVPEIYPVGRLDWDSEGLMLLTNDGQLQHRLANPRFGHKRTYWVQLEHIPDGEAINKLCTGVEIQNYQTRPAQVKLFLEEPTVSERNPPIRFRKNIPTAWLEMTLTEGKNRQVRRMTAAVGFPTLRLIRVSITNLQLNGLQPGEWRYLTAPEIQILHKSRI; from the coding sequence ATGACTAATGACTTTAAGTATATTATTTTTCATAAACCCTATGGAGTTCTGAGTCAATTTACTCAAGAATCTCCCAAACACATTACCCTGAAAGACTATATTGATGTTCCTGAAATCTATCCTGTGGGACGTTTAGACTGGGATAGTGAAGGGTTAATGTTATTAACAAACGATGGACAATTACAGCACCGTCTCGCTAACCCCCGATTTGGTCATAAACGCACCTACTGGGTACAGTTAGAACACATTCCTGATGGTGAAGCTATCAATAAGCTATGCACAGGGGTAGAAATTCAAAATTACCAGACTCGTCCTGCTCAAGTTAAGCTATTTTTAGAAGAACCTACGGTCAGTGAACGCAATCCCCCGATTAGATTTAGAAAAAATATTCCTACAGCTTGGCTGGAAATGACTCTCACAGAAGGAAAAAACCGTCAGGTGCGGCGCATGACTGCTGCAGTAGGGTTTCCGACTTTGCGATTGATTCGGGTCAGTATTACCAACCTACAATTAAATGGTCTGCAACCAGGTGAATGGCGCTACCTCACAGCCCCAGAAATCCAAATTTTGCACAAGTCTCGGATTTAA
- a CDS encoding serine/threonine phosphatase, which translates to MLICPHCQFENPNDNKFCQNCGTSLTHRACYKCGYEVSVDTQNCQNCGAECGTIWWAIITQETPVIVSEFGHALTQMQGNINSQPQSAVGSFLDREQRYQLLAPLPSREVMATNTELKVRVLDCQPYQISPIEAMLGNQPDGLIVPSLSVIGIPNLAKAYVVLQPETPSVIPLIHDAWQQDNIQVILIEDRSHWQLLLDAWQDQTTHPLQILHWCYQMIHLWGVLERVNCRQSLLELSNLRLDEDQTLGLQRLHLEIPGSNLSEHAEQPLTIKALGRVWQTLCKQSQRTQIGSVVKMLEDLEIGKIENLEELRSRLEEIATELEPPANHDFSSTEAKYPSASTILQDDDDGEEIDKNEDAPTIILSMQLRSVENTGRTDVGRQRNHNEDYFGINSKQQKLELPRSRNLQARGLYILCDGMGGHAAGEVASELAVSTLQQYFQENWVTAELPTAESIQKAVFLANETIYNLNQQGLRSGVGRMGTTLVMLLMHNTRAAVAHVGDSRLYRCTGQRGLEQITVDHEVGQREIAKGVESAIAYARPDAYQLTQAIGPRDANFVHPEVDFFEISEDTLLLLASDGLSDNDLVENNWQTHLEPLLSSGANLESGLNNLIDLANEYNGHDNITGILIRVKVSPNQQSWH; encoded by the coding sequence ATGCTGATTTGCCCTCACTGTCAATTTGAAAACCCCAATGACAACAAGTTTTGTCAAAATTGTGGCACGTCTTTAACTCATAGGGCTTGTTATAAATGTGGATATGAAGTTTCTGTAGATACACAAAACTGTCAAAACTGTGGTGCAGAATGCGGCACAATTTGGTGGGCAATTATTACCCAAGAAACACCTGTTATAGTTTCAGAATTTGGGCATGCACTAACACAAATGCAGGGAAATATAAACTCTCAGCCACAATCTGCGGTAGGCTCATTTTTAGATCGAGAACAACGCTATCAGTTACTGGCACCATTACCCAGTCGAGAGGTTATGGCGACTAATACTGAACTTAAAGTTAGGGTTTTAGATTGCCAACCCTATCAAATATCACCTATTGAGGCGATGCTAGGAAATCAACCAGATGGATTGATTGTGCCATCCCTCAGTGTGATTGGAATTCCTAATTTAGCGAAAGCTTATGTGGTATTACAACCAGAAACTCCATCCGTAATACCACTAATCCACGATGCATGGCAGCAAGATAATATACAGGTGATTTTGATTGAAGACCGTTCTCATTGGCAGTTGTTATTGGATGCGTGGCAAGATCAGACAACCCATCCTTTACAAATTCTGCACTGGTGTTATCAGATGATTCATCTTTGGGGAGTGCTGGAACGGGTGAATTGTCGCCAAAGTTTGTTGGAATTATCTAATTTGCGACTGGATGAAGATCAAACATTGGGATTACAACGGTTGCATCTGGAAATACCTGGGAGTAATTTATCAGAACATGCGGAGCAACCCTTAACCATCAAGGCGTTGGGACGAGTTTGGCAGACTTTATGTAAACAGTCCCAACGCACTCAAATTGGTTCGGTTGTAAAGATGTTGGAGGATTTAGAAATTGGTAAGATTGAAAATTTGGAAGAATTGCGATCGCGATTGGAAGAAATAGCCACGGAACTAGAACCACCTGCCAATCATGATTTTAGTTCTACAGAGGCAAAATATCCTTCGGCATCCACCATATTGCAAGATGATGATGATGGTGAAGAAATCGATAAAAACGAAGATGCACCAACAATTATATTGTCAATGCAGTTAAGGAGTGTGGAAAATACAGGACGCACCGACGTTGGTCGTCAAAGAAATCACAATGAAGACTATTTTGGCATTAACAGCAAGCAGCAAAAACTGGAATTGCCCAGAAGTCGGAATTTGCAAGCACGAGGTTTGTATATTTTGTGTGATGGTATGGGAGGACACGCTGCTGGTGAAGTAGCCAGTGAGTTAGCTGTAAGTACTCTGCAACAATACTTTCAAGAAAACTGGGTGACAGCAGAACTCCCAACCGCAGAAAGTATCCAAAAAGCAGTTTTTTTGGCTAATGAGACGATCTACAATCTCAATCAACAAGGACTGCGTTCTGGTGTGGGGCGCATGGGTACTACCTTGGTGATGTTATTAATGCATAATACCAGAGCCGCAGTTGCTCATGTTGGTGATAGTCGTCTTTATCGTTGCACAGGCCAACGGGGACTAGAACAAATAACTGTAGATCACGAAGTTGGCCAGCGGGAAATAGCCAAAGGTGTAGAATCTGCTATTGCTTATGCTCGTCCAGATGCCTACCAACTCACCCAAGCTATTGGACCACGAGATGCAAATTTCGTCCATCCAGAGGTAGATTTTTTTGAAATTAGTGAAGATACTTTGCTGCTGTTAGCTTCGGACGGTTTATCAGATAATGATTTAGTAGAAAATAATTGGCAGACTCATCTAGAACCTCTGCTTAGTTCTGGCGCTAATCTAGAATCAGGTCTTAACAACTTAATTGATTTAGCGAACGAATATAATGGCCACGACAACATTACAGGTATACTGATACGGGTAAAGGTTTCTCCAAATCAGCAAAGTTGGCATTAA
- a CDS encoding FHA domain-containing serine/threonine-protein kinase — translation MVTLTLLDMQHKTPLNQWRFEGYTIIRIGRAVDNHVVLNDSLVSRYHLELKQFGTGKKGDAWQVISQGTNGTFLNGVLVTKSTLPDNSLLQLAQGGPILKFQLQDIPEPTVAPWQPIHQETENLSISRCTHEGNSPNNIFCVHCGQPLTVLQRIRHYQILRILGQGGMGTTYLAWDDTGLSTGVPQLLVLKQMNADMAKIAKAQELFEREANALKCLNYPGIPKYYDFFVEGGKKYLGMELIHGQDLEKRIYNTGPVTPNQAIAWMIQTCDILEYLHGQEPPLIHRDIKPANLMVRSANNRIVVLDFGAVKETGTAPGTRIGAEGYCAPEQERGQPLIQSDLYAIGPTLIFLLTGENPLKFFRQRGRGFSFDLKTVPNITHQLREVIECITEPLPRDRYQTAQDLAKALMSVTS, via the coding sequence GTGGTTACTCTGACCCTGTTAGACATGCAACATAAAACACCCCTTAACCAGTGGCGCTTTGAGGGTTATACCATAATTCGTATTGGTAGAGCAGTGGATAATCACGTTGTTTTAAATGATAGTTTAGTTTCTCGCTATCATCTCGAACTTAAACAATTCGGTACTGGTAAGAAGGGTGATGCTTGGCAGGTCATTAGTCAAGGGACAAATGGTACTTTTCTCAATGGTGTTCTGGTTACCAAAAGTACATTACCAGATAATTCCCTGCTGCAATTAGCACAGGGCGGTCCCATACTCAAATTCCAACTTCAGGATATACCAGAACCGACAGTTGCTCCTTGGCAGCCCATACACCAGGAAACGGAAAATCTCTCTATTTCTCGTTGTACTCACGAAGGAAACTCGCCAAACAATATATTTTGTGTTCATTGTGGTCAACCGCTGACTGTTCTCCAGCGAATTCGTCATTATCAGATTTTGAGAATTCTGGGACAAGGAGGGATGGGTACTACTTACCTAGCTTGGGATGATACGGGCTTGAGTACGGGAGTACCGCAGTTGTTGGTGTTAAAGCAGATGAACGCGGATATGGCTAAAATAGCCAAAGCACAAGAGTTATTTGAACGAGAAGCGAATGCTCTGAAATGTCTTAATTATCCGGGAATTCCTAAGTATTATGACTTTTTTGTCGAAGGTGGTAAAAAATATTTGGGAATGGAATTAATTCATGGACAGGATTTAGAAAAACGGATATATAACACTGGACCTGTTACACCTAATCAAGCGATCGCTTGGATGATTCAAACCTGTGATATTTTAGAATATCTCCATGGACAAGAACCACCACTGATTCACCGTGATATTAAACCTGCTAATTTGATGGTGAGGAGTGCTAATAATCGTATCGTGGTATTGGATTTTGGGGCTGTCAAGGAAACAGGAACCGCACCGGGTACAAGAATCGGCGCAGAAGGTTATTGCGCTCCAGAACAGGAACGAGGACAACCTTTGATACAATCGGATTTATATGCGATCGGTCCAACTTTGATTTTTTTACTCACAGGGGAAAATCCTTTGAAGTTTTTCCGGCAAAGGGGACGAGGTTTTTCATTTGATCTTAAAACTGTGCCCAATATTACACATCAACTCCGAGAAGTTATTGAGTGTATAACTGAACCTCTACCACGGGATCGCTATCAAACTGCTCAAGATTTAGCCAAAGCGTTAATGTCAGTGACCAGCTAG
- a CDS encoding Uma2 family endonuclease, which produces MQTLTKPQLVTFDEFIQWKPDKGFYELHDGEIVEMNPPVGKHERRTGFLTIDLAIESRRLNLPYFIPEQALVKPSTRESAYSRDVFFVDRPHQPS; this is translated from the coding sequence ATGCAAACCTTAACTAAACCTCAGCTAGTCACCTTTGATGAGTTTATTCAGTGGAAGCCAGATAAGGGATTTTATGAACTCCATGATGGGGAAATCGTTGAAATGAATCCGCCAGTGGGAAAACACGAAAGAAGAACTGGGTTTTTAACTATAGACTTAGCTATAGAGTCTCGGCGCTTAAATCTTCCCTATTTCATCCCCGAACAAGCATTAGTTAAACCCTCAACCAGGGAATCGGCCTATTCTCGAGATGTTTTCTTTGTTGATAGACCCCACCAACCTAGTTAA